AAGAATTTTGAGGGTAAAATCTGATTTTATGAAAAAGTGAATAGAAATTATGGGTTTTTTGATATGGTTTAGCCTTGAAACCAATAATATATTAAGGAATATTTACCACCATTTATCCCTAAATTAGCCTTGAAATTCCGGGTTTGGCGGTTCTTTGTCTAGAACCCCTAATACTGCTCAAGATAAAGAACACTCAAAGATACAACTATGTATAAAGGTACCGTAATCTTAAACAGCAACGGATTAATAAAAGCATGGACCCTTGCCCTGACCACCTCTGGTGCAATAGAATAAATGGCAATCAAAAGCCCTAAAAATCCAATAAAGATTTCAATATTCATAATCAAGAATCCTCTAATTTATCATGCCATTCTTTAATCTTGCATAGGTCATCCTTTGTAAATACTGGATACTTGCGGTAATCACGCTTAGGAGTAATCCATCCTTTTTCAATCCAATTGTAGAGCGTTTGGCGAGTTACACCTAATTCCTTTGCCGCATGCGTAATGTTGTATCGCTTATTCATAGTACCCGTATTTTACAGAAGTAGACAGTAATAGTCAACATATTTCTTTAAGGGGGAAATAGGCTTTTGCCTATTTCGGGTGGTGGTGGGGTTTCCCGTTTTCGGCTGCTTTTTAGCAGCAACTAGGGAGTTGATGCAGTGGCTTGCCACAGGCAAGACACGAAAATATCAAAATCGCCCCGGCCATTGGCGGGTCTTTGCCCCCGAAAAGAATTTCTTTTTCTCTTTTTCCCCCTTTTAATTTTTTGTTTTCAGAAACGGAAAAGAAACTGCAATGTCAAACGAATCAAAAACTTACAAAAATATGCCAAAAAAAGTCTACATCCGTACCTTCGGCTGACCCTTGGTTTGTTCTCTACAAATTGGCTAAATCGTTCTTTTTTACAGCTTTTCAGGTTGAGTTGGCGGCAATGTAAGAGGTAATGCACCGCCCGCTGGGGCGGGCTACGTTGTTGGTGTTTGCACCGTTCGCCTTCGCTTGGGCTCAGGCTCACTGCCTCGCTCGCTTGGCCGCTCGCTTTCACAAGCAGTCTTGTCGTGCGGGCTTCGGCACTCGTCGTGCCTTCGCTTTCCGCACTCCAAGCCTACAAAACCATCGTTGGGGTGTAATCGTTGCGTAGTTATGATCCCCTTCCTCAGGCACCCGCTTTCGTCGGGCTTTTTGGGTAAAACAACAATTTTTTTATAATAGGAAAATATTTTTTTGATGGCGGCGGCGAAAAATTTAGGTATTTACCTTTTCCTCTTTTGGAGGGTGAAGGCAAGCGCACAAAGGACGATGCGAAATACCGATTTATCGGGATGAAGCCGGACGACTGCGATTGCCGAGGGAGGAGAATTCAGAATAAGGAGTAAAGAACGTTCATCAAAACATTATCAAAACATCAATCTATATCAGGATCTTCTCTGCTTCCCCAAAGCGACACAATTAAATAGAACCCCTTTTCTCTCACCCAGGCCCGCATATCCCAGCTCATAACCATCCACGAGAAGTCCCGGACGACTTCATCGAGATGATGGGGCAATCCGATGACCAGGACCTCATCAAGCGCTTCTCAGGGAAGACCCTGCTGAAGATTGCATCCTTAGATTCTCTAGAATCCCGTAAGCAAACCATTAAACGCCTCACTACGTTTTTAGACCCTCTTTTTTAATGAATCTTCCCGATACCTCTCGTATTCCTTCAAATACAATCTCTCTGACTCATCTACAAATTCCTTCTTTCGATCTTTAAGACCACGCAGTTTTTCAAATACGCTCTTATACACTATCTGCTGTGCTTGGTTTTTTATTGCGTTATCGTCATATACGTCGAACTCAACATCCTCTTGTAGTGTTAAATTCACAAGCCTTAGGAGGTCTTCTTTCGTAATTTTGTCCACCGGGCTGTATTGACCCGATTCACCAAGATAAAGTCCCATGTTGTTCTCAATGCTTAATAGCTTCATACCCTTTCCTCCTGCTGTCATATGCATCTATGCCAGCCTCAAGTGAGTCCATTACAATTTCGTGGTTACTTATCGATTTCCCATCCACAGAAAACAGCTTCTTATCCGTTGGGTATCCAGAATAAATCCTATAAACTACCTTGTCGTCTTCTTGATCCTTGCTCGCATACAGCAGATAATCAGCACCAACGGAGGCACCAACTGTACTGTTGTGGGTAACTACAACCACCAGCATCGATTCTGAGATTTTCCTTAGTATTTGGTTTACATCGCTCTTTAGAAAAAGGTTGTCAAAAGAAGACTCAGGTTCATCAATTAACAGAACATCGTAGTTCTGCGCATCCATTATCTCCTGTAAAAGTCTGAATTCGGATCTTTCTCCACCGGAGACCTCGAAACCGTCTTTGTTTAATATTCTGTAGCCAATTTTTACAAAGAGCTTGTATAGCTCCGACCGCGTTAGGCTCTCATTGGACAGCAACGCCCGTAGATATTTGTATGGGTCTTCATATTTTCTAAAGGCATCACTAAAGGCAGTCTTCACATGGCTTACTTCCTTTATCTCGCCAGCCCCAGCAAATGGTTCTTTCTTAGCTTCTATACGGAATCCTTGAATACTTTCCTCGAATACCACGGCCTCTCTCTTAAGAAAATTTATTATCTCCGAGAATCTCTCGACCCGTTTTATGTCCATGCTAACTTTATACAGGTCTACATCTTTTACCTGAACTGCTGACGTGCGCAGATTTAGGTGTTGCTTGATATCCTTCACCAATTCATTCACGAGTTTCTTCTTCTTATTTTCAAGCGCCTTGTCCCAGAGCAGTTCAATCAACTCACAGACAAGCCTTTTGAGCGATTCTGGAACCAAGTGCTTCTCAATTATTTCCTTATACTCAATGTTTTCTATTACTTGGCGAACAGAACCGATTAATTCACTGAGGGTCTGAGTCTGACCTATGGTGAATTCCACTTCATCAAAGAGCGCAGTCCTAGAAAAGGTATCTCGCCGGTCTGCATCCTCGGCTGACTTCAGAAGGGTGGCAAGATATTGTTCAACCTGCCGATCATTGGCAACCAAATCAATACTAATAATACTGTCAAGAACATTTTTCAATCCGGACAAATATTGATCAACAAAATTGCTACGCGTTCTCTGGACATCATTTTTGAATTCGCGTTCATATGCGTCTTCATCTTGTTGAACTAACGAAAATTGTTTTATGTACTTTACGTTCCCAAGAACGTTGTTTATCTTGTTAAGCGTATAGGTCTTCCCTGTCGAGCGCTCGCCAAGTAGGATATTTAGTCCTGTCGACAGTTTCTGCCCGTCTTGAAATATTTGCCATAGTTTGTTGCCATCCTTCTCGGACAGAGTAACCTTTGCCTTGTCTCGCAGACATGACTTAATCACGTCAAGCGTCAAATCTCCACAGTCAATAAAAGTTTGCCTTGTTGGCAAATCTGCAAGATCATTTCTGATTCTTACATCACTAAACAATACAGGGGTTAATTTCGCATTGTCTTTTATGGCTCGAATGAACTTTTTTGTGCTATCAACCTCCCCTGCGGAGATATATGGCTTGATTCTCTCTATCGTTTGACCAGTTATTGATGGCTCTTTATCGTAGTGCGGTATTATCAAGTAACTTCTGAGGTCACCAAATATCTTTTCTATCTCTTCGACCGATATAGTATCCCCGATTTGGGTAATCTTCTGAGACACTAAATTTGCCCGGGATTCAAAGTCTTCCAAGTTTGATCCGTCACTGATTATCAAAAGATGTCCTCTCTCCAGATCGACCTCTATGCCGGGGAATACAGTTATACCCAATGTTTCCTTAATTGTCCTAAACTGCGCCGCATCGAATATATTGTGGTTGGTCACAGCTACAGCATCCAGCTTTGCCTCTGAAACATACCTCTTGAATGCATCAAGACAGAAGACAAACTCGCTATCACTGATGCCCGGAACTGTATGGATATGTAGATCAATCTTTTTCACAGAATCTCCATGTAAAATTTAATTTCCTGATACCGTAATCTTAATTAATTCGGGTTACGGTTTGTGTCTATAATCTTTGGAATCTTCGTATCCTCAACGTTCGTCGGCTTATCCGCACTATCAAATTTCTCTTTTTTAGGGATCTGGTCGGCGATCTTCATCGAGCTTTCATCTTTGTCTACTTCGAAACTTCCCTCACCGGCATTTACCCCTCTCTTAGCTATTTGATATGCCCACCAAGGAATTTGCGGAGAGCCTTGGTTAAGTTTGCCCTTCTGGCTTGAGAAATTCTTCAACCGTTCGGTCAGTATCTGTTCAGAATCTTCCCTCCAACAATCTATCGTTCGAAATATTCTGGTCTCATTTTGCAATGTATCGTAACTATTACCCGCATTAAGATGAGAGCTCGACCGTTCGTTGGGATTTAGAAATGTCATTATTGCGGAGAGAACAGCGACAATCAACGAGAGAATACCCGCGATAAGGCTATTATCATTTACAAACGAACACCCCGCTATGGCCGCTAAAATAACGATTGGAACTCCAATGATAAGGTGAAAATTAGACCACACATGCGCGGCGGTAAAATGACCTTTTGCTGAATATAGCGCAGACTCTTCAATCCTTTGGCTTTCTTTCATTATTTCCAGTTTAGCTTTTGAAACTGGCTGTTCAGCTGTCGTTATTTGATTTTTCATAGTTTTATCCATATGCCGGGAAGTAATCCCCAAACACCTTTCTCCACATCTCTACTGCATTTTGAGTATAGCCATTCTTTTCATACTCTTCTGCTTTTATGGAGCGCTCGTAAGCCAGTTGGAATTTATCAACCGCCTCCTGAACTTTTTCCTTAGGATTCAAATATGCTCCGACATCTCCACCGAGGCCTGCTGGATCCAGATTCTGTTTATTGACTAAATCTTTTCCTTTATCAAAATAGTAACGCACGCCGGATGGGAAATCAGATATCGTTACATTATCTAGAATGGACAAGGCTAATATTTCAAGATGAAACGACATGAAGAAACTGCCAATATTTTTATTCCAGCCTTTGATCATTTTCACCAACGGAACCATATCTCCGTTATGCTTCGAATTTGAATCGCTCATTATCGTTACATGTTTCTTGGGGTCAGTTGAAAGCCACGACTGTCGTATCGAGTTCGGAATTAAAAAACCGCCACCTTGCCGGTAAAATGCGGGAACGACATCAACCTTGAAATCTTCAAAACGTATAGTGACAGCTTGACCGTTCCTACTGATATCTGGCGTCTTTGTATACGTTTTCCGAAGAGTCCTTTTGACCAAATCAAGAAGACCAGCCTGCCCTCCATTTTGACCGTTATAATTGTGGTAATATTTAACATCTAGAACGGCAAAAATATCGACGTCTGCATCACTTAACGGAGCAATCATTGTCTTTCGCGAATACGATCCTGTTAAAAATGATTCGTTAACCGTTAAACCGGCATCCAGAACCTCCCTAACAGAATTTTGTCTTGTAGAAACGGTCTCTTCCTGCAATCCGGTGATTTCAAGATTTTCTTTTAATTTCTGAAATGACTGTTTAATTGTTGTGGCCATATCAATCTTCTTTTTTGAATTTCTCTCCGCACTTTGGACATTCGACTTCGTTATCGAAAAACAGACTGCAAGGGACATCGGCCCCGCAATGCGGGCACTTTACAATATCGGCACCCATAGCAAAGTCGTATCCCAGAAACTCATTAAATAAATCATCAGGCATAATCCTTCTTCAGCATCCTCATATTTTCCCTTCATTCAGGCCCTCAAACCACTGGACATATCCATCTGGCTTAAGAAGGTCAAATGTATAGAATTGCTTTATCTCTCCTACGTATTGCCTGTCAAAATTACCCGGCAGGGGATCCTGTAGCTTCTGATTAACAGCTTCAAAATGAGCCTTTGCCCACTCGGCCTTGGCTGGCGTTGCCTCGTCATCATCTTCATCAGATTTAATTTCTACAACTCTAACGATGGTCTCGATGCCTTTTTCTTGCAGATCTCTTAACGCATCTAAATGTCTTACCGCACCTTTCTTTTTCAAAAGGGCAATATAATCATCCAAATCAATCTTAATGAAAAAATCAGGGTTAAATCCGCGACGTACCCGATCCTTGCCGCCCTTCCAATATTCGTAGTCAATCGAATAGAACCCTTTATCCGGAGATTTTATCCAAGCATCTAAATACTGGGAATGTTCAAGCAATCGAAAAACAAACTCCTTTTCGGGCGTATGGGTAACAAGAATTGTGCTTTGAGGCGTCTTAAACACTGATGGATTGACAATGTAAGGCGGCCGGTCATCGTTCTCTATCAATGCTCGAACATACTCTTTATGTGTCCTGAGCAAACCGATTGGATCAAAAGGGAAGAGAGTTTGCTGTGCGTCCGACTTTCTATTACCTGCAAGGTGTTTAATCAGTGCTTTTGTTTTCTCATCTACTTCCTCTTGATACGATTCGCTGATAAAAGCCGTTGCATCACGTTCCAGTTCACCAACTCTTATTGATCCGCGCTCTAATTTTTGCGTGCTAACAGGGACAATATCGCCCTTGATGTTTTCGAATACACGTTTTTTCTTGCCTCGAGGCAGAAATTGATTAAAAAAAAGGTCTATCTGCTTTTTATTATCCTCTGTCAATCCTTTATCCGGGATCCCCGCCTTCTCCATGGCGGCAAGAATAGTGCTTCTGATCTCATCTTCTTCCGGACATCGCTTGTAGTCCCCGTCACCAAAGTCAAAATGTATTCCCTCGTATTCTCTCCCCTTAAACCGACGATACAGCGCGTCTACCAAACTATCTACTGAAATGGTCTTTTTTTTAAGGGCATATTTCTCTGTTCCCTTAATACGTTCGATAATAACATTTTCATCAACGTCATATTTTGTCAGAACTAATTCTCTCACAGGAAGAGGCAACTGTTCCTCTTCATCGACATCTTCTAATTTAACTCCCGAAAGATAATTAAGGTTAAAAAGCGAGAAATGATGTTTACTGCGCCAGTTATCTTTATCAACTATTGGCAACGGCTCGGATAAGATATACATATCAGAATTTGTAACCGCATCCATGAGTTCTTTAATATGATCAGCAAACTTCTCATGATTCGTTACGGTTAGCCAAGGATAGGTCTGAAGAATATCAACATTAAGAACCTTGCGCGGGATACGCAACCCCCTGCCCAGCACCTGTGATATCAATAACTTTGAATTAAATATCCGTTCCTCCATCGGAACGATCTGAAAAACATTGTCCACATCCCATCCCTCAAGAAGCATACCTACACAAAATATAAACTCAACCGCACCTCCTATCTTAGATGGGTCAATTTCTTCAATATTATCAAGCTCTTTTTTGTAGGATTGTTTCGATTCAGCACCAGAAACACAAATCACTTTCGCCCGGGCAATCTGTTCAATTTCTGATTCTAATCCAACAGCACCCCGTTCTTCCTTTTCCCATTTTGCAAGGAACCGGATAAACTCCTCTGAACGTGTTTTAGCATTAGCTTGTGTGGGACAATAAAAAACCGTTATCGGCTTAACTTGCCGCTTACCAATTCTTTCATATGAATATCTCTCGGAATTTTCGAGATGCTTTTTCAAGACCACAGCAAACCGCTTTTCTGTCGTCCACTGCATCGGCCCGTCATCCGTCTCGACGTTAATTATGGGGTTGATATCTTTAATATATTTTTCATTAATAGCCGTGCGGATATTGTAATCAAAAAAAACATCAGCAAAGTAATCGTCTTTGTTGTAAGGTGTGCCTGTAAATCCAATATGCCGAGTGATTTCTCTGTTTTTTTTAAGGAACTGCATCCATAGCCGCTCGGCCTTCTCCTCTGACTCCTTGCCCTTTTCAGGATCGACTTCCTGATCCATCTCAAGCGCTTTCTTTATCGCGTTAAAATTTAAATGCGAATAGGCATGATGAATTTCGTCCCCTAAAACCAACACCTCATCAGCACCCTTAAAGAGGGTATCCCGAATGCCTCCTACAGAATATATGGCATTAATATTCTCGATGGTAATACTCCCATCTTCAATCGCATCGTTATTTGTTAAAAGATCTATTGCTTTGCCCTGATATTCTTTAGGCAAACGGTCATTCCATTCCTTTTTATTTATAAACATCTGGAATTTATCCCGGAGCCCCTCCTCAATGATCGTAGACGAAGGCCCTAAAACCAAAACCCGCTTAGTCAGCCCCATTACAAGAGATAAATATGCAACCGCGAAAATTACATAAGACTTACCGGTACCGGTCGCCATATGAACAACTCCGGATATCCTGTCGGCAAGCGGCAGATGCCCAAGCATAAATTCTTCGGATCCGAACCTTTCTTTAAGATGAATTTTTTGAGCAAAGTTTTCCTTTGCCAACGCAATAACATTCTTATATCCACCACCCCATAGATAGATCATCGTGTGTTTTATCGCCTGATACTGATATTCTCTGCCACCAGACACAGCACGAACATAATCCTCAATATCTGAAAACCGGAATTTCTCGTAGTTGCATTTACGGATATTAATATCCAGCGTATGCTCTGAGAGATTAAGCTTTTCTACTGTCTTTATTCTCTTTGTCTTAGCCATATTTAATCCAACTCAAATGGTTTTGATTCATTGCCATGCTTATCAATAGCGATGAGTCCGACACTTTTGGTCAAGCCATCGATCTTGACCAAGCCATCTTCACCTATTTCTTTTGCAAATACGGTCACATCCATATCAAACGGCTTACCTGCCTCGTAATCCATATCGACTAAAATCATAGCGAACCCGGAAAACCCATCAAAACGCTTTCCTTCTTTATTGAGAATCTTGGTTTCAAATTTTGTTATTTGAAGGCCGCCTTTAACACGTTTTGCTTTCAATTTCACGTCTTCATTAAAATAAAAAGCGGTTGATGTAATTAGATTATTCACATTATCCTGCGAGCTAGGCTGTTCCTGAAGTTCCAAGGCACGCGATATATCTTCCAATACCTTGTAGGGGAAGGTCAGTATCTGGAAATTGACATCTTTGCCGTCAGGATTTTTAACTACAGTATCTCCGACATTGGCACAGGATTCAGGAGTGATGATAAAATAATCGCCTTTTAATCTGCCTCCGGATTGCGCAATGATCCCGCGCAAATATTCTTCGTCAATCTTGACTTCTTTTAAGAACTGATCATCCCACACCGGATAAACTTCAACAGGATCCCCGTCTTTAAGGGCGTATATATTGGCTAATTTGTATTTCTTGGCTTTGTCTTCATTGCGTGCCAGCTGAAATAATCCTAAGACAAAATCAATATAGGTATCCTTGTGCTTACGCAGATCCATCACATGAGAGAAATCGTAAGCTCCGGAAGATATAATACAAAATGGCTTGGCCGCTTTCTTGTAAGGGTCTCCTTTTTTCACAATGACCTTGCCGGACTTATCCTGCTCATCAACTAATGCCTTTGACT
This is a stretch of genomic DNA from Syntrophales bacterium. It encodes these proteins:
- a CDS encoding CBASS oligonucleotide cyclase, with protein sequence MATTIKQSFQKLKENLEITGLQEETVSTRQNSVREVLDAGLTVNESFLTGSYSRKTMIAPLSDADVDIFAVLDVKYYHNYNGQNGGQAGLLDLVKRTLRKTYTKTPDISRNGQAVTIRFEDFKVDVVPAFYRQGGGFLIPNSIRQSWLSTDPKKHVTIMSDSNSKHNGDMVPLVKMIKGWNKNIGSFFMSFHLEILALSILDNVTISDFPSGVRYYFDKGKDLVNKQNLDPAGLGGDVGAYLNPKEKVQEAVDKFQLAYERSIKAEEYEKNGYTQNAVEMWRKVFGDYFPAYG
- a CDS encoding DEAD/DEAH box helicase family protein encodes the protein MAKTKRIKTVEKLNLSEHTLDINIRKCNYEKFRFSDIEDYVRAVSGGREYQYQAIKHTMIYLWGGGYKNVIALAKENFAQKIHLKERFGSEEFMLGHLPLADRISGVVHMATGTGKSYVIFAVAYLSLVMGLTKRVLVLGPSSTIIEEGLRDKFQMFINKKEWNDRLPKEYQGKAIDLLTNNDAIEDGSITIENINAIYSVGGIRDTLFKGADEVLVLGDEIHHAYSHLNFNAIKKALEMDQEVDPEKGKESEEKAERLWMQFLKKNREITRHIGFTGTPYNKDDYFADVFFDYNIRTAINEKYIKDINPIINVETDDGPMQWTTEKRFAVVLKKHLENSERYSYERIGKRQVKPITVFYCPTQANAKTRSEEFIRFLAKWEKEERGAVGLESEIEQIARAKVICVSGAESKQSYKKELDNIEEIDPSKIGGAVEFIFCVGMLLEGWDVDNVFQIVPMEERIFNSKLLISQVLGRGLRIPRKVLNVDILQTYPWLTVTNHEKFADHIKELMDAVTNSDMYILSEPLPIVDKDNWRSKHHFSLFNLNYLSGVKLEDVDEEEQLPLPVRELVLTKYDVDENVIIERIKGTEKYALKKKTISVDSLVDALYRRFKGREYEGIHFDFGDGDYKRCPEEDEIRSTILAAMEKAGIPDKGLTEDNKKQIDLFFNQFLPRGKKKRVFENIKGDIVPVSTQKLERGSIRVGELERDATAFISESYQEEVDEKTKALIKHLAGNRKSDAQQTLFPFDPIGLLRTHKEYVRALIENDDRPPYIVNPSVFKTPQSTILVTHTPEKEFVFRLLEHSQYLDAWIKSPDKGFYSIDYEYWKGGKDRVRRGFNPDFFIKIDLDDYIALLKKKGAVRHLDALRDLQEKGIETIVRVVEIKSDEDDDEATPAKAEWAKAHFEAVNQKLQDPLPGNFDRQYVGEIKQFYTFDLLKPDGYVQWFEGLNEGKI
- a CDS encoding SLATT domain-containing protein encodes the protein MKNQITTAEQPVSKAKLEIMKESQRIEESALYSAKGHFTAAHVWSNFHLIIGVPIVILAAIAGCSFVNDNSLIAGILSLIVAVLSAIMTFLNPNERSSSHLNAGNSYDTLQNETRIFRTIDCWREDSEQILTERLKNFSSQKGKLNQGSPQIPWWAYQIAKRGVNAGEGSFEVDKDESSMKIADQIPKKEKFDSADKPTNVEDTKIPKIIDTNRNPN